The genomic window CGGCATGCTCAAGGTGGCCAGCTCCCAGGATCAGCTCGCGTCTGTGGTCGGTCACGAAATTGCCCACGTTCTGGCACGTCACGCTAATGAGCGTGCTTCCACCAAGAGCGCCACCCAGATGGGGTTGTCGATTCTGGCCAGCACCTCCGGCATGCAAACACCGGGTGGCCAGCAGCTGATGGGCGTACTGGGAATGGGCGCCGAATACGGCATTATTCTGCCCTTCTCACGCAAGCATGAAAGCGAAGCGGATGTCATCGGGCTGGAGTTGATGGCCAGGGCCGGTTTTGACCCCCGCGCCAGCATTACCCTGTGGGAGAATATGCAGCAGGCCTCTGGCGGCGGCCAGCCACCGGCCTGGATGTCGACTCACCCAAGCCATGGCCAGCGAGTGGATGAGCTGGATGCCAACATGCAAAGCGCCCTGGCAATCTATGAACAGGCGCGTCAGCAAGGCCGCACACCTAACTGCCCACGCCCCTGACAGGGGCCTTAACCACACACTGATAACGGGAGCGCCATGATTCGCCTCGGGTTGTTACTACTGATTCTGCCACTGTTTGTGCTGATGGGCGTCTACTTCTGGGAGCTCAACGACGTTCGCGCCTGCCAATTGGACGGCGGCCACTGGCACTACCTGACGGAAACCTGCCGTGAAACGCCTCAGCCCTTTGTGCCCTGGGTAGATCGCGCGCCGTTACTGGTTAACGGCGGTATGCTGCTGTCGGTGCTCGGGCTGGTACTGTGCATGATCGGGTTCTATCAAAAGCGGCG from Halomonas sp. CH40 includes these protein-coding regions:
- a CDS encoding M48 family metallopeptidase, translating into MRWLRLISIITVCVSLTACSTSPTGRSQLLLLSEDQLNQMGQQAFNQYQSDLPAANAASQRYVQCITRAIVAELPAEQQQMDWQAKVFESEQPNAFALPGGYMGVNSGMLKVASSQDQLASVVGHEIAHVLARHANERASTKSATQMGLSILASTSGMQTPGGQQLMGVLGMGAEYGIILPFSRKHESEADVIGLELMARAGFDPRASITLWENMQQASGGGQPPAWMSTHPSHGQRVDELDANMQSALAIYEQARQQGRTPNCPRP